The genomic DNA CGGCGGGGTCGAGCACGCTGAGCCGGCCGCCGTACTCGTGGACGACGAGCAGCCTGCCCCGGTGGGCGAGGTGGGTGTCCTGGTAGGTCTCCTCGCCGTGCCACTCCCACAGGAACACACCGGTGGAGAGGGAGTACGCCCCGAGCCGGTTGCCCCGGTCGAGCTCGGTCCTGTCCCGGGGGACCAGGCCCACCACCAGGACGTCACCGGTGACGGCGATCCGCTCGCCGAACCTCTCGTAGCCGTCCGGCGGCGCGAGCGTCACGCCGTCCGTGCCGTCGTCGTCCAGCACGAGGAGCCGGTGCTCGGCGCGTGCGCCGCGGGCGCGGGTCCGCAGGGTCGCCACGAAGGGGTGCGCGCTGATCACGGACACGCTCTCCAGGGCCGGGTCCGTGAGGTCGTGCTTCCAGCGGATCTCGCCGGTGCGGAGGTCGAGGGCGCGCATCACCGGCCGCGTCTCCCAGTCCTTCCAGGACTCGCCGGCCGTCGCGAGGAGACCCCCGCCGAGGGCGACCTTGGCCGGTATGTGCCCCAGGAGGGCCGCGTCCTGCTTCCGGCGCCGTACGACCTCGCCGGTGTCGACGGCCAGCCAGGTGAGGCCGACGCGTCTCACGTCCCGGCGCCCGTCGTCGCAGTGCAGCACCACGACCGTGCCGTCATCGAGGTCCGGGGAGACCAGGGCGACGGCCTGCCGGCCCGGCGGCCGCCAGGTCCACAGCGGTTCGCCCGTGGTGGCCCGGAACGCCTGTAAGCGGTCGGCGTGGGCGATGACGACGGCGTCGGCCGTCAGCCACAGGCCCAGCGGCTTCAGGCCGCCGTCGGCGTGGTCGTCGGGGCTTCTCCACAGGGAGCGCGCCGATTTTCGCCACCAGGAGTGCTTCCAGGCCGACTCCGGTGCTCTGTCCTCGTCCATCCCCACCCCTTGGGTCCCCACCCGGCCACACGCGAAGGGCCCCGCCGTACGAGCAGGGCCCTTCGTAGTCGTACGAAAACTGTCCTCAGCGAGCAGCGAGCGGTCGTCGGCCGGCGGTCCTCAGCGGGAGCGCTTGGCCAGCCGCTCCACGTCCAGCAGGATCACCGCGCGGGCCTCCAGGCGCAGCCAGCCGCGGCCCGCGAAGTCGGCGAGCGCCTTGTTGACCGTCTCGCGGGACGCGCCGACCAGTTGGGCCAGCTCCTCCTGCGTGAGGTCGTGCACCACGTGGATGCCCTCCTCGGACTGCACGCCGAAGCGGCGGGAGAGGTCCAGCAGGGCGCGGGCCACGCGGCCGGGGACGTCCGAGAAGACCAGGTCGGACATCGCGTCGTTGGTCTTGCGCAGCCGGCGGGCGACCGCGCGCAGCAGCGCGGAGGCCACCTCGGGGCGGGCGCTCAGCCAGGGCTGGAGGTCGCCGTGGCCCAGACCCAGCAGCTTGACCTCGGTCAGCGCGCTGGCGGTCGCCGTACGCGGGCCCGGGTCGAACAGCGACAGCTCGCCGATCAGCTCGCCGGGGCCGAGGACGGCCAGCATGTTCTCGCGGCCGTCCGGGGAGGTGCGGTGAAGCTTCACCTTGCCCTCGGTGACCACATAGAGCCGGTCGCCGGGGTCGCCCTCGTGAAAGAGGGAGTCCCCGCGCGCGAGGGTCACCTCACTCATGGAGGCGCGCAGCTCCGCGGCCTGATCGTCATCGAGCGCCGCGAAGAGCGGGGCGCGCCGCAGAACGTCGTCCACGAGTTCTCTCCTTGTCGACCTGCTCAGGGGATGGTGCTCCCCCTTGTTACCAGGGGACCGTGCTCCCCATTTTGCTGGACCGTCCAAACAGTGTGATCTGTCACAAGGATGCCGCACAGGTGTCCCGAGGTAAGCGGCAGGGGTCCAATTGGGGGCTGATCTTCGGGGTCCGGGGCGGATGTCAGTGCCGGGCTCTAGGCTGGCCGGGTGTCCAAATCGCCGGTGAGAGCACAGGCCAAGGGGGCTGGGCGGATGGTTGTACCTCGTGATTCCGCTGTGGGCGAACAGGGCCCTGACGGCGGCAGGAGTGGCGGAAAGAAAGTGGCAAAGGGGGCAAAAGTGGTGGCGGGTGTGAAGAGTGAATCGCACACGGCCCTCGTCCGCCGCGCCCGCCGCATCAACCGCGAGCTGGCCGAGATCTATCCGTACGCCCACCCGGAGCTCGACTTCGAGAACCCCTTCCAGCTCGTGGTCGCGACGGTCCTGTCCGCCCAGACCACCGACCTGAGGGTCAATCAGACGACGCCGGCCCTGTTCGCCAAGTACCCGACCCCCGAGGACCTGGCCGCCGCCGACCCGGAGACGGTCGAGGAGATCCTCCGCCCGACCGGGTTCTTCCGGGCCAAGACGAAGTCGGTAATAGGCCTCTCCAAGGCCCTGGTCGAGGACTTCGGGGGCGAGGTCCCGGGCCGGCTCGAAGATCTCGTCAAGCTGCCCGGTGTGGGCCGCAAGACCGCCTTCGTGGTGCTCGGCAACGCCTTCGGGCGGCCCGGCATCACCGTGGACACGCATTTCCAGCGGCTCGTACGGCGCTGGAAGTGGACCGAGGCGACGGAGCCCGACAAGATCGAGGCCGCCGTGGGAGCGCTCTTTCCGAAGAGCGACTGGACGATGCTCTCGCACCACGTGATCTTCCACGGCCGCCGGATCTGCCATGCCCGCAAGCCCGCCTGCGGCGCCTGCCCCATCGCCCCGCTCTGCCCGGCGTACGGCGAGGGCGAGACCGACCCGGAGAAGGCGAGGAAGCTGCTCAAGTACGAGAAGGGCGGCTATCCCGGCCAGCGCCTGAATCCTCCGCAGTCCTACCTGGACGCGGGCGGGAAACCGGCGCCGCCGCTCGGGTCGGCGTGACGGCGGCAGCGGGGACATCGGGGGCCGGATGACGGAACGATCTCGGAGGTATCGGGCGTTGATCAGTGTGAACGGGGGTGGGGGATGACACGCGCGAGCAATACCCAGGGTGTGGGGCTCAGCAAGGAGGGGCTGCCCGACTGGCTGGATCCGGTGGTGCACGCCGTGGAGACGGTCGAGCCGCTGCAGTTGAGCCGGTTTCTGCCCCCGGCGGACGGGGCGGGACGGCAGTCGGCGGTGCTGATCCTCTTCGGGGAGGGCGATCAGGGGCCCGAGCTGCTGCTCATGGAGCGGTCGACCTCGCTGCGGTCGCATGCCGGGCAGCCGTCCTTCCCCGGTGGCGCCCTCGACCCCGAGGACGGCGACCCGACGGGCGACGGGCCCTTGCGGGCCGCTCTCCGCGAAGCCGAGGAGGAGACCGGGCTCGACCCGGCCGGAGTGCAGCTCTTCGGGGTGCTGCCCAAGCTGTACATCCCGGTGAGCGGCTTCGTGGTGACACCGGTGCTGGGCTGGTGGCGGGAGCCGACACCGGTGGGAGTGGTCGACCCGAACGAGACGGCGAGGGTGTTCACGGTCCCCGTGGCGGATCTCACGGATCCGGCCAACAGAGTCACGGTCACGCACCCCAGCGGCTTCCTGGGTCCGGCATTTCTGGTCGAATCGGCACTTGTCTGGGGTTTCACGGCCGGAGTCATCGACCGCCTTTTGCACTACGCGGGCTGGGAGCGCCCCTGGGACCGCGAGAAGCAGGTCCCCCTCGACTGGCGGTCATGACAAGGTGTCCGTCGTGCTGTGTCTTCCCGGGGGACGCCGTATCCGATTGCCGCTGCGCGGCGGGCCGGCCCCCCGACCGACCTGGAGTGATCGCGAAGTGCTGAGGCGAGGCCTGAACCGGTGAACGTGCTGGACATCCTGCTGCTGGTCGCCGCCGTGTGGTTCGCGATCGTGGGCTATCGCCAGGGGTTCGTCGTCGGCATCCTGTCGGTGATCGGGTTCCTGGGCGGCGGCATGGTCGCCGTCTACACGCTGCCCGTGCTCTGGGACGCGCTGACCGACAAGTCGGAGGTCAGCACCACCGCGGCCGTCGTCGCGGTGATCGTCGTCATCGTCTGCGCCTCCGTCGGCCAGGCCCTGACCACCCACCTCGGCAACAAACTGCGTCGGTACATCACCTGGTCCCCGGCCCGCGCACTGGACGCGACCGGCGGCGCCCTCGTCAACGTCCTCGCGATGCTCCTGGTCGCCTGGCTGATCGGCTCCGCCCTGGCCGGTACCACCCTTCCGACGCTCGGCAAGGAGGTCCGCAGCTCCAAGGTGCTGCTGGGGGTCTCCCGGGCGCTGCCCTCGCAGGCCGACACCTGGTTCGCGGACTTCTCCTCGGTCCTCGCGCAGAACGGTTTCCCGCAGGTCTTCAGCCCCTTCGCGAACGAGCCGATCAACGACGTCCAGCCGCCCGACCCGGCCCTCGCCTCCAGCGCCGTCGCCACCCGCGCCCAGCAGTCCATCGTCAAGGTCATGGGCACCGCCCAGAGCTGCGGCAAGGTCCTGGAGGGCAGCGGCTTCGTCTTCGGCGACCGCCGGGTGATGACCAACGCGCACGTCGTCGGCGGCGTCGACGAACCCACCGTCCAGATAGGCGGCCAGGGCCGCAAGTACGACGCCAAGGTCGTCCTCTACGACTGGCACCGCGACATCGCCGTACTCGACGTACCCGACCTGAAGGCGCGCTCCCTCCAGTTCGCGACCAAGGACGCCACGAGCGGCAACAGCGCGATCGTCGCCGGCTTCCCGGAGAACGGGTCGTACGACGTCCGGGCCGCACGCGTGCGGGGACGCATCACGGCCAACGGCCCGGACATCTACCACCGCGGCACGGTCCGCCGCGATGTGTACTCGCTCTACGCGACCGTCCGCCAGGGCAACTCCGGCGGCCCGCTGCTCACGCCCGAGGGCAAGGTGTACGGCGTGGTCTTCGCGAAGTCCCTCGACGACCCCGACACCGGGTACGCGCTCACCGCCGACGAGATCCAGGAGGACATCGTCAAGGGGCGCAGTGCGAACGAGCAGGTGGACAGCGACAGTTGCGCGCTGTGAGCCCGGCTTGGCACGGCCGGTCGCTTCAAAAAAAGGGGGGTGCGTCAGCCTCGAGGATGACGCAGCCGTACCGAGACCCAGCGGGCCCGGCGGCGCAGAATGCGCGGGATCCCCACCCTGAGGTCTGTGCCCTGGAGTTGCGGGGCGCCCCGTTGGTGGGAGCTCAGACCGTGGTCCGAGCGGCGATTGCGTGCTGCGTCACTGTAGTCGTGCGTCCAGCCCATACCCCTCCGTCTGCCCCTGCCCCAAGGTCGATAACCACCCCTTGGGGCC from Streptomyces sp. NBC_01478 includes the following:
- a CDS encoding NUDIX hydrolase produces the protein MTRASNTQGVGLSKEGLPDWLDPVVHAVETVEPLQLSRFLPPADGAGRQSAVLILFGEGDQGPELLLMERSTSLRSHAGQPSFPGGALDPEDGDPTGDGPLRAALREAEEETGLDPAGVQLFGVLPKLYIPVSGFVVTPVLGWWREPTPVGVVDPNETARVFTVPVADLTDPANRVTVTHPSGFLGPAFLVESALVWGFTAGVIDRLLHYAGWERPWDREKQVPLDWRS
- a CDS encoding Crp/Fnr family transcriptional regulator, with product MDDVLRRAPLFAALDDDQAAELRASMSEVTLARGDSLFHEGDPGDRLYVVTEGKVKLHRTSPDGRENMLAVLGPGELIGELSLFDPGPRTATASALTEVKLLGLGHGDLQPWLSARPEVASALLRAVARRLRKTNDAMSDLVFSDVPGRVARALLDLSRRFGVQSEEGIHVVHDLTQEELAQLVGASRETVNKALADFAGRGWLRLEARAVILLDVERLAKRSR
- the nth gene encoding endonuclease III, with amino-acid sequence MVVPRDSAVGEQGPDGGRSGGKKVAKGAKVVAGVKSESHTALVRRARRINRELAEIYPYAHPELDFENPFQLVVATVLSAQTTDLRVNQTTPALFAKYPTPEDLAAADPETVEEILRPTGFFRAKTKSVIGLSKALVEDFGGEVPGRLEDLVKLPGVGRKTAFVVLGNAFGRPGITVDTHFQRLVRRWKWTEATEPDKIEAAVGALFPKSDWTMLSHHVIFHGRRICHARKPACGACPIAPLCPAYGEGETDPEKARKLLKYEKGGYPGQRLNPPQSYLDAGGKPAPPLGSA
- a CDS encoding outer membrane protein assembly factor BamB family protein, translating into MDEDRAPESAWKHSWWRKSARSLWRSPDDHADGGLKPLGLWLTADAVVIAHADRLQAFRATTGEPLWTWRPPGRQAVALVSPDLDDGTVVVLHCDDGRRDVRRVGLTWLAVDTGEVVRRRKQDAALLGHIPAKVALGGGLLATAGESWKDWETRPVMRALDLRTGEIRWKHDLTDPALESVSVISAHPFVATLRTRARGARAEHRLLVLDDDGTDGVTLAPPDGYERFGERIAVTGDVLVVGLVPRDRTELDRGNRLGAYSLSTGVFLWEWHGEETYQDTHLAHRGRLLVVHEYGGRLSVLDPADGRVVARRKLRGTAFESLVAVSGDLVAVGCEAGDYSRGLRMFRWR
- a CDS encoding MarP family serine protease; this encodes MNVLDILLLVAAVWFAIVGYRQGFVVGILSVIGFLGGGMVAVYTLPVLWDALTDKSEVSTTAAVVAVIVVIVCASVGQALTTHLGNKLRRYITWSPARALDATGGALVNVLAMLLVAWLIGSALAGTTLPTLGKEVRSSKVLLGVSRALPSQADTWFADFSSVLAQNGFPQVFSPFANEPINDVQPPDPALASSAVATRAQQSIVKVMGTAQSCGKVLEGSGFVFGDRRVMTNAHVVGGVDEPTVQIGGQGRKYDAKVVLYDWHRDIAVLDVPDLKARSLQFATKDATSGNSAIVAGFPENGSYDVRAARVRGRITANGPDIYHRGTVRRDVYSLYATVRQGNSGGPLLTPEGKVYGVVFAKSLDDPDTGYALTADEIQEDIVKGRSANEQVDSDSCAL